The genome window GACCCTGCTATTGTTAATGCTTTTGCTGTAGCCATAAAATTACCCCCTCTTAATCTCCACTCTCATCGCTTCTTTTACATTCTCTTCCTTTATTTTCGATAATTGATTTAATAATTCGATTTGAAAACTTCCTGGACCTTCTTCACTCGTCTTTTCAAAAGCATCTTCTGATGCAACTCCATATGCTACTAAACCAGCTATAGAAGCAAGAAAGATATCCTTTTCTACTGCAATAAATGCACCAAGAATGGAGGAAAGTAAACAACCTGTTCCTGTAACCTTTGTTAACATGGAATGCCCATTATGGATAATAGCCAGTTTCCCGTCAACTGCGACTATATCTTGTTCACCTGTTATAATCACTGGTACTTGTAAAAGCTTTGCAGCTTCCAGCGCGATTCCTTGATTATTATGTTCGCCGACAGAGTCTACTCCTCTCATTTTTGCTTTAATTCCAGCTACATTCGCTACTTCTGCTGCATTTCCGCGAAGCAAGCTGATTTTTACTTCCTTCATAATACGGTGCACAGATTCCGTACGGTAACTAGTAGCTCCTGCACCAACAGGGTCTAAAATTACGGGTGTATTCGCCTGATTCGCAGCCTTCCCAGCAATAATCATACTCTCTACATTTTCAGCTGTTAGTGTTCCAATATTTAGGACAAGAGCATCCGCTACTGCTGCCATTTCTGCAACTTCTTCCTTTGCATATGCCATTACCGGTGAAGCTCCTAATGCTAGTAATCCATTTGCCGTAAAGTTAGTAACAACAACATTAGTAATATTATGAACCAACGGAACATGTTTTCGAAGTTTTGTTAAAATAGCCGGAATTACCATGTCAACTTTTTCATTCATCTCTTAATCTCATTTCCTTTCTAAAGTTCCCTATTAATCTTAAGACTATTAACGTTTTGATGGCAAAGTGATCTCCCTCTCACGGGAATTCCCTTTCATAGTACCTTTGCAGATAGTATTTTCTGAGGCCGATTTATTCTCCTCAAATATAGATATGCTTACAATGGCATCTTCCCGTTTCAAACGTGAAATAAATTACGTACAAACAAAAAAAGCCATAACTAACTGAATTCCTAACACGGATACGAAGGAAGCGCCGTGCGATTTTTCAGCAATTATGGCAAAATAAAAACACTACGCCTAAGCAAAGTGTTTTGATCCCATTACACCTCCCTACGCTGGCATTATCCAACAGGTTCATTCGGTCAATGGCAGATTAGCCATACTCTCAGCCTGTTTCCACAAGCCCCCGCTTATATTTAATTGAATTCTCTTAAATTTTAACGAAAAAATAGGAATAATGCAAGAATGGTAGCCTATTAGTCTAATGAATATATGTAATCTTCATCAGGTGCTATTGTTTCTTCGGCCTTTTCTAGTTTAATGATAGGCATTATTTGACCCTCATATTCCTTCTTATCCAATTTTCCTGTTATCACATACCATTGATCACTTTGTAATCCACCAACTTCGCCCTCCAGCATGTAACCAAACAAGCCTAAATCTGCAATACAATGGGTCATGACATATCTTGCAATAACTGCTTGATTATCGGAAAAGGATTCTTCCCGATGAATAAAACCCGTAATCATCACTTCTTTACCCGCCATATCATCCAAATTTGTATGAATCATATCCATTGTCTGCAAATAATTGTCATCTTCAATTGTAATCATATCTTCTTTTTCAGAGGTTTTGAGCTGACCTTCACTAACAGAAAAGGTTTGTCCTTGCTCAAATTGAATATTTGGGAGCATGCTTTTATCAATCGACATGTCTTGTAAGGTAAAAAACAACATCAACGGGCTAAAGAATAGCAGATAAGAAAAAGTAAGGTTCAGGAAAGAGGCATTCTCGTCGCATACATCACAATCACAATCTGCTCCCTTTAAGTTGCTATTTAACAACCAGAAAAAACCAAGAAGAAACATTAATGTCATCGTTATACCTAATAATGGCACCATTTTAGGGGCAACAAGCTGTCCGACATCTCCTGTCACCAATAACTTGAAAATAAGGAGACTGAAGCCAATCAGCACAATTCCTTGCAGTTCGTTTGCTAATTGCCAGGTTGGACTCCATTTAATTTTCACCATTTTTCCTCCTTATATGTGTCATGAAAACAAAATGAATCGTGAAGCTAGCGAAAGCAAGAAGACAATCATTGTAACAATCGTAATAAACACGAATACGAATTTCACCCGAAAAGAGGCCATCATGACAAATGTATTCTTAAAATCAAGGATTGGTCCAAAAACTAAAAAACCAATAATCGCTTCAGGGGTAAACATCTTGGAGAAGGAAGCTGCTACGAAAGCATCTGCCTCTGAACAAAGTGATAGCACATATGCTAGCCCCATCATTACTGCTGTTCCTTCAATTGGTGATTCCCCCGCCTGCATGATAAAACTATCCTTTAAATATACTTGGGCAACACTTGCAAATACTGCTCCAACAATGAAATATTTCCCGATCGTAAAGAATTCATGACACGTATGATGCAAAATTCCTTTCCATTTAGAATCACCTTTGTTTTCATTAATAGGAACGGCTGCCATTAAATCTTCCCTTTGTGTTTTTAATACCTTTTGTTTCGAAAAAAAGAAATAAATAATGAGACTCACTATAATGGCTGCCAATACGCAAATGATAAAACGTCCGTATGCAATCGATAAATTATGTTGGAAGGCATAGTACGTACTGCCAAAAACGATAAAATTAAGAATTGGAGCTCCCATTAACAAGACAACACCAATATGGACAGGAATTCCTTTTTGAATTAATCTGCGAACAACTGGAATAATGGCACATTCACAGACTGGTGTAATCACTGCAGCAATTAAAGCAGCACCAATGGCCGCTATTGGGTTTTTCGGCATAATTCTAGCAATATACTCTTCTGAAATATAAATATTAATTATAGAGGAGGCGATAGCACCTAATAATAAAAACGGAAGTGCCTCAAGCAAAATCCCAAGAAATAACACAAAAATAGTTTTTATTTGATCTGGCAATGCGAAGCTCCATTGCTTTGCCACATAAAGATCCCCGAAAAAAAATAGATACATTAAAGCGATAAATAAGCAAAAGATAAAAATATCCTTCATACGAGTTGGGATAGACATAGCATACTCCTTTTCTTCGATCATGTATCCTTATATAGTTTATATCTATGCTTGTCCTATCCTATCTATGCAAAAAATAGTGTATCTTATGCTAGATTCGATTAAGATACACAAAGAAAGTATTATAGAATTACTTTTTCAGGTAATTTTTCACCTATTAAAATGATCTCTCCTTTTCGATCAGGAAGATATTCCTTTACTTTTTGCCATTCTAGCAAACCAGAAGCATATTGAAAATGATACCAAGAATGATCATCACTATTTTTGATTGTTCCTTTAGCTCGCAGTAACTTATCTTGATTATTTTTTAAGAAATCTCGTAATTCGCTTTTCGTCATAGGGGTTGTTTGAACTATTTTCATTGCTTTAATATGATGATGGTGATGATGATGGGAAATAGATTGGTCTTTGATTTTAGTACCTTCCTGTTTTTCCAAATATGCTGTTACTCCATGGCCATAGTTACTATGTAATAACGGAGCATCAGGATTTATCTTTCTAATTCGCTTTTCCACCTTTTCAACAGCAAGCTTGCTTGAAAGCTGATCGATTTTATTTAGGACTAATACTGTTCCGTTCTCAATTTGCTCTTTCTGCAGCTGCCTCACTTCTTTGCTGCTCGAAAAAATACTTGTATATTCTGTAAAATGCAAGCTGTCAATTAAACAAATTCTTTCAACGACCTCAAATTTATCTCTATATCTCTGTTCACTAAATGTCTCCATTATTTCGCAAGGATTTGCTACTCCTGTCCCTTCTAACAACACAATTTCTATGTTCTCTTTATGCAATGTCACGGTTAGGTCATTAAGTGTTGATCTTAAATCTTCTTTGATGGAACAACAGACACATCCATTTAACAATTCATAGAGTGACTCCTCTTTAAAAAGGTGTTTTTCGATATTTGTTTCCCCAAGTTCATTCAAGATAATAGCATATTTTTTATTTTTCCCTTTAAAATATTCCATACATTTTAATAGAGTTGTTGTTTTTCCGCTCCCAAGAAACCCATTTATTAAATAAACTTTTATTTTTTCCACGAAAATACCTCCTGCATATAAAGCCTAACGCTACTTTATGCAAGAGGTACTTTTCATATGACGATTAATAGGTAAATTGATGAAGATTTCGTTTGAGTTGTTCCGCCATATTCAACAAATTCTTTGCGGAACCTGAAATTTCTTCAATAGCAGCCAGCTGTTCTTCCGTTAGGGATACAACTTCTTCAGAAGAAGCCGAATTATCAGAGGCAATCTGCGCTAATTCGCCTGCTGTGATGCTTACCTCCTTTAGAGTGGTTGCCATCTCATTTGAAGTGTCCGTAACTTTTTGAATATGTGGGGTCATTTCCTTCATACTATGTACAATTTCTTGAAATCTTATATGAGATTCATCCGTTACTTCTAGTCCTGTTTGAACAGCTCGTGATACCTCTGCCATTCTTTGAACTGTATTCTCGGTCGTTTTCTGTACATCCGTAATTAATTGCGAAATATTACTGGCAAATTGTCCAGACTGTTCCGCAAGTTTACGTACTTCATTTGCTACAACAGCAAAACCTTTGCCTGTCTCCCCCGCCCTTGCTGCTTCTATCGCTGCGTTTAATGCAAGAAGATTCGTTTGTTCGGAGATAGTAGTAATGCTTTCTGTTATTTTTTCGATATGCTTGGATTGTTCTACGAGTTCTTTAATCATTTTATTTGATTCAGCAACTGTCCCATTGATTACATGCATTTGTTCCAGTGTTGCTTGTATGGAGTTCCCTCCCGCATATGCTTTTTCTATCGTGCCTGTTGAAAGATCTGAAACCTCTTTACTAAAAATAACGATTTGATTTGTTCCATTTAAGACAGACTTAAGACTATCGACATTATTATCCAAACCTTTTGTCTGAATTTCCGCACCGCTAGCTACTTGCTGGATAGTATTGGTTACATGCTCTGATGCAATAGTCACCTCATTCGCACTTGCTGTTAACTGACCGGCACTTGCAGCGACATTCTCGGAACTTTGCTCGATATTGCTAATAAGCTGTCGTAAATTATTTTGCATCGTATGAAATGCTGCTGCAACATCGCCAATTTCATCTTTAGCAGTTATGTTAATGTCCGTAGTTAAATTCCCTTTACTCACTGTAATGGCTTGTTCTTTCAATTTTTTAATTGGTTTGATAATAGAGGAAACAATCACCATCATCATGATCCCTCCAATAATAATAGAGACAGCTAATATCCCTGTTACCGCATACAATAGATCTTTGGAATGATTGACAATTTCTGATTTTTCCATCGTTCCTGCTAACTTCCATCCAGTCAGCTTATTTGTCTGAAAAACCATTTTCCGACTAATCTTATCTGCTGAATAATCCAATGTGCCAGCTTGTCGGTTATAAAGTGTTTCATAATAGGAGGCTTTCACCACACCCCCTTGTTTTTCATCTGGATGAACAATAAACCGTTTCTTTTGATCAAGTAAGATGACATAGCCTTCTTTTCCAAATGTTATTTCACCTGCGAGTTCTGCTAAGTAATCTAAATTCATGGTTACTGCCATAACGCCAGCATTATCTGCAATCGTTTTTCCAATGGTAATAACCATCTTTTTAGAAACTGGGGAAAGATAAGGATCCATGATAACTGCTTCTCCTGGTTTATTAACAGCCGCTTTATACCAATCTCTCAACCTTGGATCCATATGATCATTATTTTCCTCCATAGACTTCTGAAAAAGCTTTCCATCATTTGTTCCAATATAGATACTAGAAACTTCAGGATGGACTTGGCTATACTGCTCAATGGTTTTCTGCAGAGTTTCCGGATCTTTTTCCAATAGTTTTTTCGTCATTGTTTCTGTTAATGCTGACACATCATAAATTTTTTCAGACATTAAATTGGTTATACTCTTATCCAGCATGTTTAAATTAGTACTCGCATTGCTTATAAAATCTTTTTCCATCTGCTTGTTTGCATATAAAAAAGAAAATACACCAATTAAGATACTCGGAATTAATAGCATTGCTAAAAAGGAAATAATAAGCTTCTTTTTTAACGGAATTCCTTTTCTTTTTTTATAAGAAATTTTTTCATTGTCATCTCCCCTCTCTTTGAATACGCATACATTCTTACATGAAAAAAGGTAATCCTTTCTGTACTATTATTTTACAATAGATAGGCGATGATTCCTATGTCATTTGACCTGTTTTTTATTTGTTACTCGTTAACATTTTTATCTTGTCGAAAAAGTAATTTATATTCTATATTGTATGCTAATGGTAATTTCTAAAATGGAGGGATTCATATGAAGGATGAAACGATAAAGATTGTTATTGGTGCTGGGGAATACAGGAATAATCCTGGCTGGATACATACACAGGAAGATGAGCTTAACTTATTGGACGATTCAACTTGGCTAAAGTTTGTAAAATGTTCCATAGACGCTATTTTAGCGGAACATGTATGGGAGCATCTCACCTTTGAGGAAGGTGTTCAAGCAGCTTCACTTTGCTATCAATATTTGAACCCAGGAGGTTATATTCGCTGTGCTGTACCAGACGGTTTCTTTCCGGATGAATCGTATCAACGAATAGTGCAAATCGGAGGGCCCGGGCCTAAAAACCATCCTGCCTTCACTCATAAGATTGTTCATAATTATCAAACATTGTCAAAAATGTTTGAATTAGCAGGATTCGAAGTACATTTATTGGAGTATTGTGATGAAGAAGGTGTTTTTCATGAAAATGAATGGCACGGAAAAGATGGCGTGATTTTTAGGTCCAAAAAATACGATCAAAGAAATAACGGGGAAAAGCTTTTATTTCCTTCTCTTATAATCGATGCATGGAAAAGATAATGAAAAATTAACCAGTGCATTCCCTTATAAATATCAAGCTGGGATAGAAAGCAAATTCATCGAGAAAATATCCTTCTGAATTTGCTTTTTATCTTATAATCTTGCATCAATCGGATCTTCTTCCAAAGCCAATGTCGCAAGGACACATTCATGAATTCTTTCCACTGACTCCAACTGGATAAAACGATTGATTCCTTCTATTCCTAAAGCCAATTCCTTTAAGGCATTGCGCTGCTTCTTAGCTGTTTTACGGTCTTTTAATCGTCTTAATTGATCCTTTTCTAAATAATCCATGCCATATATAATTTGAAGATATTTCCGTCCTCTTACTTTAATGGCTGGTTGAAGTAATTTTCCCTTTGGATTTCTCGCAAGGAATTGATAAGGTTTAAAGATAACCCCTTCATGGCCATCTGTCGTAATTTCTTCCCACCAGCTGACAGCTTTCTTTAATGATTCATCATCATTTACAATCAGATAATCTGTTTTCATAAAAAGACTGCTAATTGTGCTGAAATATTCGTTTTGTTCCATATGCCACTGATGTGTTTGATGAAAATAACTTTCGTTGCTATGTGCAAGGATATGAAATGGAGCGATTTTTATATCCTCTAATTGTTGAATTTCCCAACAATATTGATTGTACACTTCACTAAAACTTTGCGCATTTTGTCGCTTTTGTGCAAATTCTTCTACCCAGCCATTAACAGCCATGCCATTTTGCTGCGCACAAAGAAGCTGCTCGTAAATCTTGTCTCTATCCATCACGCTCATTTCAGCCACATGTGCGTATTGCTGAATAATTAAATCCTTTGCCTTTAAATTCCATGGAAGGATTTCAGCATCAAGCAATACCCAGTCTGTCTGATTCTTATCAAAATAATTTACAGTTGTCAGATCATAATGGAGCTTTGTCAGAATTTTTTCTTCGAGCTCTATAGAAAAAAAGGCTCTCCCTGTTCTTGTATAGATAGTGCCTAAACTTCTTTTCCCAACATACTTTTCTGCTGCCTCTGGATTCTTAAATAACAAAAGTATCCCTCTGCTGCCCATATGCTTTTTCTCGACAACCATTTGGTCTATCCCATTATCTTTGTAGTAATGATAGGCATCGATTGGATGTTCCAAATATCCTTCGATTGTTGAAGTTTGCGGCGGAGGACTCATCGTTGGCGGTATATAGATTAACTCTTCCATGGGAATTGTAAAATGGGACACCTTGTCCATCGCTGCTTTCACATTATTTTGCGGACAACTAATTTCTCCAAACGTATCTGTCCAAACACTATAGCCATTAATAAATCGCTGAACATTCGGCAGAGAAAGCCTTGTTTCCTGCCATTTTTTTAATGGATTATCTTCAATTTGAGCATAATCCTTTTGAGCCTTAACCGAAATAAATTCTCTTTCTGGATAACGAAAAGCCGTTAACTTTCCGCCAAAAACAACCCCTTGGTCAATATTGATTGTATTATTCACAAAGAGCGGCTCCGGTTTCGGATCATGTCCCCAAATAATTAATTCTTTTGATAGATGATTTCTGTACCAGTCTCCACGGATCGGCTTCCCATCTGTGTCCATTCCTAATGTTTCTCCATATCTTGTAAAATCGGAAATCGT of Niallia circulans contains these proteins:
- the thiM gene encoding hydroxyethylthiazole kinase, with protein sequence MNEKVDMVIPAILTKLRKHVPLVHNITNVVVTNFTANGLLALGASPVMAYAKEEVAEMAAVADALVLNIGTLTAENVESMIIAGKAANQANTPVILDPVGAGATSYRTESVHRIMKEVKISLLRGNAAEVANVAGIKAKMRGVDSVGEHNNQGIALEAAKLLQVPVIITGEQDIVAVDGKLAIIHNGHSMLTKVTGTGCLLSSILGAFIAVEKDIFLASIAGLVAYGVASEDAFEKTSEEGPGSFQIELLNQLSKIKEENVKEAMRVEIKRG
- a CDS encoding TIGR03943 family putative permease subunit produces the protein MKIKWSPTWQLANELQGIVLIGFSLLIFKLLVTGDVGQLVAPKMVPLLGITMTLMFLLGFFWLLNSNLKGADCDCDVCDENASFLNLTFSYLLFFSPLMLFFTLQDMSIDKSMLPNIQFEQGQTFSVSEGQLKTSEKEDMITIEDDNYLQTMDMIHTNLDDMAGKEVMITGFIHREESFSDNQAVIARYVMTHCIADLGLFGYMLEGEVGGLQSDQWYVITGKLDKKEYEGQIMPIIKLEKAEETIAPDEDYIYSLD
- a CDS encoding permease; the encoded protein is MSIPTRMKDIFIFCLFIALMYLFFFGDLYVAKQWSFALPDQIKTIFVLFLGILLEALPFLLLGAIASSIINIYISEEYIARIMPKNPIAAIGAALIAAVITPVCECAIIPVVRRLIQKGIPVHIGVVLLMGAPILNFIVFGSTYYAFQHNLSIAYGRFIICVLAAIIVSLIIYFFFSKQKVLKTQREDLMAAVPINENKGDSKWKGILHHTCHEFFTIGKYFIVGAVFASVAQVYLKDSFIMQAGESPIEGTAVMMGLAYVLSLCSEADAFVAASFSKMFTPEAIIGFLVFGPILDFKNTFVMMASFRVKFVFVFITIVTMIVFLLSLASRFILFS
- a CDS encoding CobW family GTP-binding protein — translated: MEKIKVYLINGFLGSGKTTTLLKCMEYFKGKNKKYAIILNELGETNIEKHLFKEESLYELLNGCVCCSIKEDLRSTLNDLTVTLHKENIEIVLLEGTGVANPCEIMETFSEQRYRDKFEVVERICLIDSLHFTEYTSIFSSSKEVRQLQKEQIENGTVLVLNKIDQLSSKLAVEKVEKRIRKINPDAPLLHSNYGHGVTAYLEKQEGTKIKDQSISHHHHHHHIKAMKIVQTTPMTKSELRDFLKNNQDKLLRAKGTIKNSDDHSWYHFQYASGLLEWQKVKEYLPDRKGEIILIGEKLPEKVIL
- a CDS encoding methyl-accepting chemotaxis protein — encoded protein: MLLIPSILIGVFSFLYANKQMEKDFISNASTNLNMLDKSITNLMSEKIYDVSALTETMTKKLLEKDPETLQKTIEQYSQVHPEVSSIYIGTNDGKLFQKSMEENNDHMDPRLRDWYKAAVNKPGEAVIMDPYLSPVSKKMVITIGKTIADNAGVMAVTMNLDYLAELAGEITFGKEGYVILLDQKKRFIVHPDEKQGGVVKASYYETLYNRQAGTLDYSADKISRKMVFQTNKLTGWKLAGTMEKSEIVNHSKDLLYAVTGILAVSIIIGGIMMMVIVSSIIKPIKKLKEQAITVSKGNLTTDINITAKDEIGDVAAAFHTMQNNLRQLISNIEQSSENVAASAGQLTASANEVTIASEHVTNTIQQVASGAEIQTKGLDNNVDSLKSVLNGTNQIVIFSKEVSDLSTGTIEKAYAGGNSIQATLEQMHVINGTVAESNKMIKELVEQSKHIEKITESITTISEQTNLLALNAAIEAARAGETGKGFAVVANEVRKLAEQSGQFASNISQLITDVQKTTENTVQRMAEVSRAVQTGLEVTDESHIRFQEIVHSMKEMTPHIQKVTDTSNEMATTLKEVSITAGELAQIASDNSASSEEVVSLTEEQLAAIEEISGSAKNLLNMAEQLKRNLHQFTY
- a CDS encoding class I SAM-dependent methyltransferase translates to MKDETIKIVIGAGEYRNNPGWIHTQEDELNLLDDSTWLKFVKCSIDAILAEHVWEHLTFEEGVQAASLCYQYLNPGGYIRCAVPDGFFPDESYQRIVQIGGPGPKNHPAFTHKIVHNYQTLSKMFELAGFEVHLLEYCDEEGVFHENEWHGKDGVIFRSKKYDQRNNGEKLLFPSLIIDAWKR
- a CDS encoding polynucleotide kinase-phosphatase; the protein is MKTIRIPYNSIVLLIGPSNSGKSTTLENWINKGFLQAEEVISSDHFRKLVSNIDFVDWTNQPKEVAANLMEEYSQISTAAFEMMKQMISARATLNKRSYIDATHLKEAEREKYRLLGKKYHVPVVVIVFDLSLSVLLERDEKRTHPRGKGKVKRQFEIMRQEIRKIQRESYHAIYYIRDRDESVSIETEEASYYLNADNGLDIIGDIHGCMDECYELLERLGYIKHDDGLYRHPEGRKFVSVGDIMSRGPKSTEALFFFSAHLNHNLAYMIDSNHGWKIARWLDGKKVTLNHGDEWIKETFTSFSLTYTDEQIEKIREDWKTMLLQSPSHYVLTRNGVKTAVVAHAGIKDHYIGKQSNTISDFTRYGETLGMDTDGKPIRGDWYRNHLSKELIIWGHDPKPEPLFVNNTINIDQGVVFGGKLTAFRYPEREFISVKAQKDYAQIEDNPLKKWQETRLSLPNVQRFINGYSVWTDTFGEISCPQNNVKAAMDKVSHFTIPMEELIYIPPTMSPPPQTSTIEGYLEHPIDAYHYYKDNGIDQMVVEKKHMGSRGILLLFKNPEAAEKYVGKRSLGTIYTRTGRAFFSIELEEKILTKLHYDLTTVNYFDKNQTDWVLLDAEILPWNLKAKDLIIQQYAHVAEMSVMDRDKIYEQLLCAQQNGMAVNGWVEEFAQKRQNAQSFSEVYNQYCWEIQQLEDIKIAPFHILAHSNESYFHQTHQWHMEQNEYFSTISSLFMKTDYLIVNDDESLKKAVSWWEEITTDGHEGVIFKPYQFLARNPKGKLLQPAIKVRGRKYLQIIYGMDYLEKDQLRRLKDRKTAKKQRNALKELALGIEGINRFIQLESVERIHECVLATLALEEDPIDARL